In Pseudofrankia saprophytica, one genomic interval encodes:
- a CDS encoding rhodanese-like domain-containing protein — translation MLARARAQLRRLDPPAAAAAVADGALLVDIRPAAQRAAEGEIPAALVIERNVLEWRLDPTSDARLPVATGDDLRVIVICSEGYTSSLAAASLRELGLHRATDVVGGYHAWAAAGLPTVAPAEPG, via the coding sequence ATGCTGGCCCGCGCCCGCGCGCAGCTGCGCCGGCTCGACCCGCCCGCCGCCGCGGCGGCCGTCGCCGACGGGGCGCTGCTCGTCGACATCCGTCCCGCCGCGCAGCGCGCCGCCGAGGGCGAGATCCCCGCCGCCCTCGTCATCGAGCGCAACGTGCTCGAATGGCGGCTCGACCCGACGAGCGACGCCCGGCTGCCCGTCGCCACCGGAGACGACCTGCGCGTGATCGTGATCTGCTCGGAGGGCTACACCTCGAGCCTGGCCGCGGCCTCGCTGCGGGAGCTGGGCCTGCACCGCGCCACCGACGTCGTCGGCGGCTACCACGCCTGGGCCGCCGCCGGCCTGCCCACCGTCGCGCCGGCCGAGCCCGGCTGA